From Pseudomonas vanderleydeniana, the proteins below share one genomic window:
- a CDS encoding ABC transporter substrate-binding protein, whose protein sequence is MQTYKKILLAAAVSMAFSASALAETLKMGIEAAYPPFNNKDASGQVVGFDKDIGDALCAKMKVECTVVTSDWDGIIPALQTKKFDFLISSMSITDERKQAVNFTDPYYSNKLQFIAAKKDAEFKTDKASLKGKIIGAQRSTLAGSWLEDHLGSDVTIKLYDTQENAYLDLQAGRLDAILADKYVNYEWLKSDAGKAYEFKGEPVEESDKIGIAVRKKDDALRERLNAALKEIIADGTYKKINDKYFPFSIL, encoded by the coding sequence ATGCAGACCTACAAAAAAATCCTCCTGGCCGCTGCCGTCTCCATGGCCTTCAGCGCCAGCGCCCTGGCCGAGACCCTGAAGATGGGTATCGAGGCCGCCTACCCACCGTTCAACAACAAGGACGCCAGTGGTCAGGTCGTAGGCTTCGACAAGGACATCGGCGACGCTCTGTGCGCCAAGATGAAAGTCGAGTGCACCGTGGTCACCTCCGACTGGGACGGCATCATCCCGGCCCTGCAGACCAAGAAGTTCGATTTCCTGATCTCGTCCATGTCGATCACCGACGAGCGCAAGCAGGCGGTCAACTTCACCGACCCGTACTACTCCAACAAGCTGCAGTTCATCGCCGCCAAGAAAGACGCCGAGTTCAAGACCGACAAGGCCTCGCTCAAGGGCAAGATCATCGGCGCGCAGCGTTCGACCCTGGCCGGCAGCTGGCTGGAAGACCACCTGGGCAGCGATGTCACCATCAAGCTCTATGACACCCAGGAAAACGCCTACCTCGACCTGCAGGCCGGCCGCCTGGACGCCATCCTGGCGGACAAGTACGTCAACTACGAGTGGCTGAAAAGCGATGCCGGCAAGGCCTACGAGTTCAAGGGCGAGCCCGTGGAAGAAAGCGACAAGATCGGCATCGCCGTACGCAAGAAGGACGACGCCCTGCGTGAACGCCTGAACGCCGCGCTGAAGGAAATCATCGCCGACGGCACCTACAAGAAGATCAACGACAAGTACTTCCCGTTCAGCATCCTCTGA
- a CDS encoding ABC transporter ATP-binding protein: MAEATPALEIRNLHKRYGELEVLKGISLTARDGDVISILGSSGSGKSTFLRCINLLENPHQGQILVNGEELKLKAAKNGELVAADGRQINRLRSEIGFVFQNFNLWPHMTILDNIIEAPRRVLGQSKAEAIEIAEALLAKVGIADKRHAYPAQLSGGQQQRAAIARTLAMQPKVILFDEPTSALDPEMVQEVLNVIRALAEEGRTMLLVTHEMGFARQVSSEVVFLHQGLVEEQGTPQQVFENPQSARCKQFMSSNR; the protein is encoded by the coding sequence ATGGCTGAGGCCACGCCCGCGCTAGAAATCCGCAACTTGCACAAACGCTATGGTGAGCTGGAGGTACTCAAGGGTATCTCGCTGACCGCCCGTGACGGTGATGTGATCTCGATCCTCGGTTCCTCCGGTTCCGGCAAGTCCACGTTCCTGCGCTGCATCAACCTGCTGGAAAACCCGCACCAGGGCCAGATCCTGGTCAACGGCGAAGAACTCAAGCTCAAGGCCGCGAAGAACGGCGAACTGGTGGCCGCCGACGGCCGGCAGATCAACCGCCTGCGCAGCGAAATCGGTTTCGTGTTCCAGAACTTCAACCTCTGGCCGCACATGACCATCCTCGACAACATCATCGAGGCCCCGCGCCGCGTGCTCGGCCAGAGCAAGGCCGAAGCCATCGAGATCGCCGAAGCACTGCTGGCCAAGGTCGGTATCGCCGACAAGCGCCACGCCTACCCCGCCCAGCTTTCTGGCGGCCAGCAACAACGCGCGGCCATCGCCCGCACGCTGGCCATGCAACCGAAGGTCATCCTGTTCGACGAGCCGACCTCGGCCCTCGACCCCGAGATGGTCCAGGAAGTCCTCAACGTGATCCGCGCCCTGGCCGAAGAAGGCCGCACCATGCTGCTGGTCACCCATGAAATGGGCTTCGCCCGCCAGGTTTCCAGTGAAGTGGTGTTCCTCCACCAGGGCCTGGTGGAAGAACAGGGCACGCCGCAGCAGGTTTTCGAGAACCCGCAGTCGGCGCGCTGCAAACAATTCATGTCCAGCAACCGCTAA
- the gabP gene encoding GABA permease — protein sequence MSGTHNSNNLEQGLKPRHVTMLSIAGVIGAGLFVGSGHAIAEAGPAVLMAYAAAGTLVVLVMRMLAEMAVASPDTGSFSTYADRAIGHWAGFTIGWLYWWFWVLVIPLEANAAATILHAWFPNVAIWAFTLIITLLLTATNLFSVKNYGEFEFWFALIKVVAIIGFVALGILAILGLLPTSQVSGVSHLVDTVGFMPNGLGAVLAAMLTTMFSFMGTEIVTIAAAESKDPGKQITKATNSVIWRIGLFYLVSIFIVVSLVPWNDPSLAAVGSYQTVLDRMGIPNAKLIVDLVVLVAVTSCLNSALYTASRMLFSLGKRGDAPAMSKRTNASGTPYWAVMLSTGAAFLAVFANYVAPAAVFEFLLASSGAIALLVYLVIAVSQLRMRRQRMAKGEKIDFRMWLFPGLTWAVIVFIVAVLTVMLFQDAHRVEVLATGLLSILVVAAGLLVSRRRRLEKAGRAVLN from the coding sequence ATGAGCGGTACGCATAATTCCAACAATCTGGAGCAAGGGCTCAAGCCCCGGCACGTGACGATGTTGTCGATCGCCGGGGTGATCGGCGCCGGGCTGTTCGTCGGTTCCGGGCATGCGATTGCCGAAGCGGGTCCAGCGGTGCTGATGGCCTATGCCGCAGCGGGTACCCTGGTGGTGCTGGTGATGCGCATGCTCGCCGAGATGGCCGTGGCTTCTCCCGATACCGGTTCCTTTTCGACCTACGCCGACCGTGCCATCGGGCACTGGGCCGGTTTCACCATCGGTTGGCTGTACTGGTGGTTCTGGGTGCTGGTGATCCCGCTGGAGGCCAACGCCGCCGCGACGATCCTGCATGCCTGGTTCCCCAATGTGGCGATCTGGGCCTTCACCCTGATCATCACCTTGCTGCTGACGGCGACCAACCTGTTCAGCGTGAAGAACTACGGTGAATTCGAGTTCTGGTTCGCCCTGATCAAGGTGGTGGCGATCATCGGCTTCGTCGCGCTGGGGATCCTGGCGATCCTCGGCCTGCTGCCGACCAGCCAGGTCAGCGGTGTGTCGCACCTGGTCGATACCGTGGGCTTCATGCCGAACGGCCTGGGCGCTGTGCTGGCGGCCATGCTGACCACCATGTTCTCGTTCATGGGGACAGAGATCGTGACCATCGCTGCTGCCGAATCGAAGGATCCGGGCAAGCAGATCACCAAGGCCACCAACTCGGTGATCTGGCGGATCGGCCTGTTCTACCTGGTGTCGATCTTCATCGTGGTGTCGCTGGTGCCCTGGAATGACCCGAGCCTGGCGGCCGTCGGTTCCTACCAGACCGTGCTGGATCGGATGGGTATCCCGAACGCCAAGCTGATCGTCGACCTGGTGGTGCTCGTTGCCGTGACCAGCTGCCTGAACTCGGCGCTGTACACCGCTTCGCGGATGCTGTTCTCCCTGGGCAAGCGCGGCGATGCGCCGGCGATGTCCAAGCGCACCAACGCCAGCGGCACGCCTTACTGGGCGGTGATGTTGTCGACCGGGGCGGCGTTCCTGGCGGTATTCGCCAACTACGTGGCCCCGGCTGCGGTGTTCGAGTTCCTGCTCGCCAGCTCCGGCGCGATCGCACTGCTGGTGTACCTGGTGATCGCCGTGTCGCAACTGCGCATGCGTCGTCAGCGGATGGCCAAGGGCGAGAAAATCGACTTCAGGATGTGGCTGTTCCCGGGCCTGACCTGGGCGGTGATCGTCTTCATCGTCGCGGTGCTGACCGTGATGCTGTTCCAGGATGCCCACCGCGTGGAAGTGCTGGCGACGGGTCTGCTGAGCATTCTGGTGGTGGCAGCGGGTCTGCTGGTCTCGCGTCGGCGTCGGCTGGAGAAGGCCGGGCGTGCAGTGCTGAACTAG